The Leptidea sinapis chromosome Z, ilLepSina1.1, whole genome shotgun sequence genomic sequence atttattcacttcggtaatttaataaatgatttttcgtTTTTTCTTTCATTTGCTAGCCAAAAAGGTCATAGAAGAAAGTGGATAGTCATAGTGTGCGCTCTctgagtatttatttaaaactctaCAAGCTAGTACCGGCAACTTTGCTTACATTTCATCGTTCGCAGAAACGATTTTTTGCACTAGTATCAATCGTCTTTCAATTTTAGCTGTTAACTTATTGGCCACCAAGGTTGGTGTAACCTTGTAACCATGGTGCGGTTGGCACCTTGTAACCATTGGCTAAAGCCAATAAGTTAACCGCACCAACAATCCCAAagctttaaaaaaattcttCGACAAACTTGTACTCTAGTGACGTTTGAATTTCTAGGCAACTGTAGTAGGACTCACTCGATCTGCTAGAGACTTTAGTCTTTATTTTAGGCTTTATATCTTTCGATTAGGTGGCGTTACAGAAACATTTAAACAAACTGTCGTCTGGTAAAAATAGAACTTCATTGTTGTCCAGAAACTATAGGAAATGCTTCGCCATTCGGTCTCCGTGATGTTATACAACGGAgtttagattattaataataagcgGATTAAAAGCTGTCTCAATCAGTTCGATTGCATGACAATTATgcaattctgaataaaaataattcgatTTTGAACTAATGAATAACTATCTATCTGGCCCCTTTTATTTACATGTGGCTTTTaagaaaaagttaaaaattgtaaaataatattataaaaattaaataaaaatctaataaaaatagGCATACTTTATTGGCATACAAAACTGAAAGTTATGTATGGCGTTTCACGACATCTATTTACATTCCATAAAtaccaaccatttaaaaaaGACGTACACAATATAAAACAGTTACTTAACTAAATCTTAATCTTAAAGATATTATCctaaaaatttcaatttgtcttattactaaaatatGTTATATCGTTATAAAGTGCcgtattacatacatacatatgctaaatttaaaaattatattaggtTCGTAAAACCTAGAAAAAGCAACAATACTTATTTTGGCATCAAATCTAGGATAAATCTAGCGAAacttataaatgtacaaaaataaatacatacaaatttttctcatatattataacaataaaatataaatttcaatttaaggcTTAGACTCACTAGGAAATACAAACGTACAAAAGGTTTTTATTTCAACTTACACTTATGCGGTAATAAcagaattatttttgtacacaaAGACGTACCGCGAAACACAATTtccgttttatttaaaaagaccgCTAGAAACGTTTGCTTTAGACTTATGTTTATAATTGTAGAATTAATATTAGCTGAAATTAAGGCTTGAtacgaaaacaaaatttaacttatcaaaacgtaaaaaaattatattactcTAATAGGATCTTTCGATAAGAATTCTACTGTTGCTTTTCAAATCTCTGCATGTTTATGTCTCTATTTTTAATCCATCATGTCTTGATATTAAATGATTGTTGCATTATAACTTAgaacatttatacgtctagatagactatgacagaaTTGAAAACGCcgaaaaaaatgaaaaacactaacacaaagtgtcatacaaatcgcaattgtaagacgtagttgtcacgcacactaaacttatattcctggcctgtttttgtcGGTTGTCTAACTGCAAGAGACTCTAactagattctagacgtataaatctaagcattacaataattaaaaccaCAATACAAAATCGCTTTTGGGACCATCATTGACAAAATGCAACAATTTTGAAATGTTGGCTTCCGGATCCTCTCATAATTACTGTTACgtagaaaacaatatttttttctaatattatacaACTAACTTATTCCTACATATTGTTTAACATAAGTTATATGTTAAGAGATGATCAAATAACTCTGCCTGGTAATATCTGCCATTAGGCAAAATCGATAATTATGAATAACTAAGTTCTTTTGAATCTATCTATTTCTTGTATTTACCAAAGTATATTTCAACCATTcatttaaaaggtaaataagtTCGTAATATTATTGCAGTTAAGAAGTATTTAGTTGTTACAAGTACTTTAGTTATTAACATACAATATTAATACGAAAAATATTAGTGTTGTGATCTATCTTATTTTGGCAAGATCAATCAAACCGGGCcagtttattgaaaatttttgtcgtTGTATAAAACAattcgtataatatttttttatttacaaacgtatttaaatacaattgatgttaaattaaaaaagacatTATTTTATTGACAACAATGCATgaatttttgtttcaaaattaaCTAAATCATACAATCATTACGTATTTTTACAAATTCCAACTCTTTTTACATCTTTGGTTAAATACCTAGTAAGTGTTGGTTATTCTATAAGATCGCAAATCAATTAGACAATATTAACaactaatactattattaaaactactTTCTTTTGAACACTTAGTACCGATGATGTGGTAACAATTGGAAAGGTACCTGagtgaaattattaattcaatgtATAGTTGCAACAAAGAATAGCAATAGTAAATGTACGTACTTGATTCTAATAGATCCCTCTCCAGAAACAGAAAGCAGCTGTGCGATTAAAACTTTTTGCGATACATAGATAAAGACAATGCATGGCAAGGTGTAATAACAGTTCTAGAGGGAGATAATAACGGTCGCAAACCCAAAACTCAGcccatttttaaaaataaaatcagtaaACGGGCAAGTTGCTCAAGTGATGGCAAGTGAAAACTACCGCTATAAGATATCTGCAGTACAAGAGGTCTAAAtagttgccagcctttaaaatTAGAGTATGGTCTTTGCCCAAAGATCAGTGAGGACTTTCATTATTTGTCTATAGTAAACACATGGCCACTCGATTTGTTGTTTTCTTGAATTATACAGAAATGCGTTGCAGTAAGATCTCTACCTAATAATAGTGATAACATGGATTTATTACTCCCCACAGAGAAAAGACTGTGACAAAgacatgttttaattatataatattggtcATCATGCAACATATATAGCATACCAACTGCCTAAAATCTCAAGCAGAAATGCTTCTAAAATTTTACAACATTTTCATCGAATGTGAATATATACTATTTGTTGTTGGACTTTTTTCTTAAAGAATACAAACACTCGGCCTTAAATAATCACTTGTTAAACAAATTACAACATTttgttgcattttttttttaataaatcgtaATTTAACGAACAGCAACGCCATTTATAGTGACAACCGCACTGGGTCCCGTTGGTTCGGGTTCATATGCGGAATCAGTGTCACTTCTTCTTCCATAAGCAGTATTTTCCGCGTGACTCTCGCTGTAGGGTGAGTCGTAAAGATTATCGGTAACATGGTCGTATATATGTCTACCGTTTGTATCGTGTAACGTCGCATAGCTCATTACAGCTGCGTTTTGATCTTCCTTCCTCTCTGCTCCTTCAATGTTTTCCGTATTTTTTACCGGAGTTGCTTTCCGCCTGTAAagagattaaattaaattaattaaaaaagattaaatacaCGTCAATCTATGCcctaaatgatttttaaaacgatgaagctgaaGTAGtgataaatgttaaaataaaaaaagacttttgacatttataagtttCATTTCCTTAGCCTACATGAATAAGATGATTTAGATTTGAAATGAATATTAATTGCCTGCTGCGATCAGTATTCGTAGGTTTATCTTAGTGTAAACTATGTATAGTGACCATACACTAGACAGATGAGACAAAGAATGCTGTCAAGATGAATACCAACCATTTTCTGCTGCATCAGTAATATACAAGCTTTATTTGTGTATCGGTTTGAAGGGGGTCAATAGctatagtgaaattacttgcaTACCATCTTACTTATCAGAGTGAAGGGCACAATTTCGATTCCCCCTCCAGATTTTGGGTTTATCATTGCACAGCATTGTAGTAGACAGAGTGTATCATTTACTTTCAGATGCACGTTTAAATCCTCCAATATCTTTTTCGCCTTAAATCTATATTGCAGTTTAGTATACATATATACCGAACACCGAAATAGcaccaataaattaataaacacctcggaataagaagaaaaataaagtGTTACTAGTAATGTGAAGTGATTAGCCTGAGAGCGCTTCATTCCCAGACTGtggtatcaaaataatttatgatataataacctttaccacacaaacgcttgtgcacaattcttttaaatttcgtaacacattaattgttttgtacatttacaATAGTAATACTACTTACAGTCGTAAATACACAACTCCCAGCAACATCAGTAGGAATAATACTACTCCACATCCAACACCAACGCTCAATGGTAGCGCTCCATTTTCAGCGGCCTCATTCTTTGCTAACTCGCATTTCGGTTCTTCTCCCGACCATTTGCCGTCGTCTAAACATTTACGCAAAAATGGACCAACTCTCTGATACTGGGGTAGACAGTGGTATTCAATAGAACTTCCAAATAGCGTCGAACTGTTTGAGATAATGATGCGGCCATTCTCCATCGTGCCTGGTGACTTGCAATCAATTGCTGCAATTGAAAAGTATAGATTAACATAAGTACATGGCAAgaaaattatacaattataacAGATAACAGAAATCTGAGAAAGCTTATTGGACTACTTCTTCGATCTCAGAGAGACATGTTGTCTTCCAAAGTGGaggtattttacaaaatataatttgcaaATCATAAAAACTTGTACACCTCATGGACTAGTAAAACaataaggactccgcgccgtgatactagcaagtgaagcacctttatgcatgtgtgcggttacggggtataccactTACACACCAccaccacttacacaatttttactccctgaaataatcatatatccacaaatactttactattattgtttttacactttttcacaacgcacgacggcatttttaaggtattttattgcgacgcaaagtaatctgtcacagacgatggcaaatcgcataatggcggccgatcggcttgtattagtgtaagtgcaTGCGTGggtctatgtatttacacgtttaccggcctgttttggtgcctcactgttatgtaaggtgacacggaatccttatttttttctcgtccgtggTACACCTGTGTCTTACATGAATacatatgaaaatattgttgatatttaatggaaattatttgaattaacgCATCaaaataggtaggtacttattaatttttgtaactTAACAAGCATCTACCTGAGACCATTAAATtggcttttattttttattaaatagggtATTTGTTCATAATTtcaagattttaatttatttaggtaATTTAGTTCGGTATAAAAATGGAACACTCTATACATACGCGGGCGATAACTTCACACCGGTTGCGCACTGAGCGAGCTAACAACTTGTACGGTGAGAGAACAACAAGCTATATTGTTCTTCGCCTAATTAATCAACTAACCTCATTTCTGTCCAATGCATGCaacccataaaaatattaaacaaaaactaaagGAATATTTCCTAGGTAATCTTTGATCGCATTTGTAATCAATAAGGTGGTCATGGGATGACcgggaaatgtttgaaatatctgtttttttcgtgttgaaataaatattggtaAGGTACATATTATCTGTAGTTGATTTCTTGTCGGTATTAGTATGTAATTAATGTACTTGTAGCCAATAGTTACTTTCTATaggtattaataattgtatgtaggtatagaatttaatggtaagattatatttattttgtaaaaaactgaaataaggCGTAAACCATAAAAACGGTCCATCCGTTTATCGTTATCACTACCATCTAAATACTTATACacacaaagtaaaaaaaaaatattatattgatacagacgcttaaatttttattgttgcCCTTTCAAGTGTATTCAAAATTCATGTGTATTCGACACTCTTACGGTAAAGGACAATATTGTGACACAACAGCTgcaaagaaattgaaaaaaagaaaGTAGTGTTTGAAGGCCATCGGCACTGGGCGAAAAGGGCTTAGTaagtagtagtaataaataaatatcttacgGATGCAAGCAGGTGGTGTTCCGCTCCATTGTCCCTTTGGTAGGCAAGTGCGAGTCTGGTTGCCCTTCAAGCTGTACCCTCTCTCACATCGATAATGGGCCTCACCGCGAATACTCAGCGTCGAAGTCACCACAAGTAGTCCTGCACTTCCCTTTATTTGAATCGATGGATCGTTGCAAGTGATTTCTGTAACGGAAATTTAGTGTTGGTAGAGTGatttataaatcattaattgtaaaaaaaaaattatcgggTATTAACTATTTTACGTGTAGACATCTGAAAATTTCTTTATAGTGGGAAGTATTCCAGATTATATCCAGAATATTGCTGACAAAATTCACAATTATGATGATAGTTATTTAATGATGATGAACTTTACAATTTTAGATATGTTTATTGTCTCGATACTTCACCTGTCACTTGAATCTCCTTAACTCTATACAaactttcaatttaaaataccaCCCAAATGCAGTGCGGCtgaggattcttaaaaaacctttgtaattgatttttttctatttacctttaaataaaacacttttaaaggattaaaacgcgtgtaattgtaactgctTTTACATAAGATtgttgcgtaaaagttacatttttattttatttttagctaacccgacgtttcaagacctttcaaGAATTGTCCCCCTTtctataacttttatttaattttaatgtgtaataatataaaaagaaaatgctATGTCCTATTTACCTTTACACACAGGTGCTTCAGAACTCCAAGTTCCGTTGTCTTGACAAAGTCTTCTCGAAACTCCATCCAGTTGCCAGTGCTCGTCGCATTCGTAGAGAGCAGCAGCGCCGTAGTAAGTCGCGTTGGTAGCAAGTGTCACTTTACCGTTATGTAGACGATCTGGATTACCGCAGTCTACATCTGTAACAAAATGGTGTTCCTTATTTAAATCCCTCAACTTCAAGCTATTTTCTATCGTAAATACATGTTTATTATCCAATAttcaaataatgttatttttatttcacaaggCTGGTTATACCATAGACTAACAATATACTAGTATATAGACAATAAAGAGTGCGATAAAGGAAAATATCTCAAacaaatctattgttactgtaaccgaatttgattgacaagtcgtaaccAGTCCGCCACGCTTCTCTTGTTCATATTGTAGTATGTTCGAAGACAATAGGTTTTACGATTCCGCGGTTGGTTTGATTAAAAATGTCACTAAGAGTCCATATTTAAGTGCTGACGCAATGCAACTTAGCGACAGAAATGGCAAGCTCGCGATAAGAGTAGTCAGCAGAAGGCATTCTTTGCCACGGCCCACGACCACTCTGCCAAGAGTGAACGCCTGAACAGAAAGAGGTTTACCGATACgttttttttactatagttATAGTTAGACCTAAGGCGTTAATGTATTTCTTACGTCTTATTCTTAAGTACTCCATATTGGGGCTACTATTGCTTTTCGCTTATATAATAAGCGAAAAGGTGCGCTGATCACTTTATTATTTTGGCATTGAATGATACTGAACTGTCACGCTCGAATATATATCGACAGATCCTCTTATTACATATAAGAGGATCTGTCGACGGCTCTAGTTGACTAAGGGAGCGCGATTAGTCAGAACAAGTTAGCTTTATGAATATGGATCTAAATAGGACGTATATTGCGCTTAAGCGACTGTATTCGTACGTACATTTCGTTTCTTGCAATTTGACAAATGAATTGGATTTTCTCAggatttctttattatttttggtttaGGCAAAAACCTTATTCAAATTAAGAATATGCAAGCCTATCCCGACAACATCACCTACCTGCCAGGGAATCCGCTGTCAAAATCTGTCCAGTTTACAGATTATTAAGaacaaatagaaataataacaaaaaaccaATGACGTataacaactagactcacaatcacgctctaATATTGTCAAGCAAAGCTCTGCGTACGCGTCTattactcagaatttttgttcagttgtgttttgaccgcgctttgaatacagcgccacgcaatgacaaagtgtttagTGAAAAAATGTCCAAATAAAAGCATATCCAATCTTAAAAAGGATGGGTGTCGtgtttcaggtaagtgcccctttaaatcaacaaatttatgtaactaaattgacgattttgataattttgctcaataataatattttaattgctgAAACAAAATACGTCGCGACGCTCTATAATCAATGAGCTtcttatgagcgtatacaattgactttgaacattactgccacgaaataagatgtcaatttgaatgaatgttttaattttgcAACTCCGatcggacatttttgacgaccttttaataggctaTTGCGAGTATATTTGTTTAAAGTACGTCGATGtaaaaaaattttgtgattataaatatagacgatagatttttgtttatatgtataaatattttgttaaaaggtATACATACATTGGCAACGTGGAGTCATGCCACTCCATTGACCATTATCTTCACAGGTTGAGAGGCTCTCTCCGATGACTTTGTAGCCTCTTTCGCAGCGATACTTCACAAGCGCTCCGATGCGATACGTGTAGCCATTGTTTGTCGTCGTTGCGGTGCGAATGAGAGTCCGGCCGTGCATTCGATCATTACCGGTGACAGATACAATACCGTTCTCTGTTACAATTGGCTCGGGGCAACGTATTTCTGTTGAAAATaataggttattttattttgaaatttttatgttGGAATAGtttgttatgttataaataatttatgaggCAATAGTATAGAAATTtgattatgttatttaataagtaagAAGAACTGATAAGTTTAGGAACCCAAGACACAGAAGGAGTTGTAGCGCCGAAATAAGAAACTAATAGCGTAATTCCTGTGGCAAAAACTCAAACGAAATCTTTTCTgaataagtttattataaaagtaatataaatgacATTTCAGTAGAACCATAGGCCTCCGTTCTTTTCTCGCCCGGTATGTACCTATGTGCTTTATTTCTATTTTCTTAGTAACATTTAACGTTTATTTGACCCTTAGAGTTTATTACCCGTATGTATACTCGCTTATCCTCctccttccataaaaaaacaaacattttcatatatttaCTACGATAGTTTCcgaaatattgataatattaataataatatatttatagttaccTTCACATCTTGGTGCGTTATCAGTCCATTGATAACTATCTGTGCACATTCGTCTCACGGGCCCCACAAGCCGGTAGTTGGTTGTACAAGAGTATTGGATCACACTTCCCAGGTGTGTTGTGCCATTAATGAGCTCTGCTGTACCATATGGAAGTGCTGGTAGCTTTCCACAATCCACATCTAAAATAGATCACATCAATTTATTTAATCGCGGTCGCGAACTATTCGTACATTTATTAGAGTCtctcactgacctgtataaataccactggacaggctgttccatatgatggacagcaaatttttgtgcctatttgaagcgccactcgcgagcgtccagagaactaattttgacatataatacaaatggctgcgcatgaacgtacaatactctgaagtatttttgcattttgaattaatttcgttcgttttccgtgttacttatacttcaggaatcaattCCTGAgggacaacctcagcaaacatcgatagatggtgggaaacaatttacacaaaaaaatgtactttattgagttgattcctgaagtataaataacacggaaaacgtaCGAAATTAATtccaaatgcaaaaatacttcagagtattgtacgttcattcgcagccatttgtattatatgtcaaaattagttctctgaacgctcgcagtggcgcttcaaattggcacaagttttagtaccgcagacacTCGCTACATGGCAAACAACGCCTAAATGGCGGAATaccaaacaggcacaaaagcactttgacagcagccagtccagtggtacatagtagaggtcagtggggTCACTATATCAAATGAAATAATACAAGctattaaggacgcgtttaggaatccgacaaaaataagatatttttcggtagagtttgtgacgaaattaaactaagtctaacaaaactaaaaattgccacaaatagattacttatttatctccaattagcgggaaatgtttgctttgaaattttgatattttatgtcgtaaaaacgattatccgttacctcttcacacaaaattgacgaaatgggtcTTCATTCAAGATCAGTTTTTTGAtaccacttacacaattttggctcttaaaaattatgtaaggaaagcagatataatattttcaaaaacacgggaaataaattaatgaatatcaaataaataatctcagaaaaaaataaaaatgaatcgtctaaaattcatatttatttctgataagcatgagctttaaagttggtattaagggttattttattttgtcactccggacgcattgcacagaaagatctatcgaaatatcctcagtccgcgctcggccgccgtcgtgggtagacactgtgtcggttgtaagcagcagctcgtactcggaaacatctctgtacgaacatgaatattttttgtaagcTATACAATACGTAGTAtagtctttgatactttacatattttgtaagcagtcagattttcaaaaaaatatgtttctgtattttattgaagaatttgtgatttataagttcatctctaaatataaggtctaatcgaaatccaagatggcacttataaaattggcaacttttcttcatgggtgtcattttcatggttttcggggtcaacaataacgaatatcgggtcaaaatcgaaatccaagatggcgcctatgaattttaacaacttctcttcatgggtgtcattttcatggttatcggggttaacaataacgaatatcgggtcaaaatcgaaatccaagatggtgcctatgaaatttaccaacttctcttcatgggtgtcattttcatggttttcggggtcaataataacgaatatcgggtcaaaatcgaaatccaagatggcgcctatgcaacttaccaacttctcttcatgggtgtcattttcatggttttcggggtcaacaataacgaatatcgggtcaaaatcaaaa encodes the following:
- the LOC126978421 gene encoding sushi, von Willebrand factor type A, EGF and pentraxin domain-containing protein 1 isoform X2: MWAATWITSTGSASTVSVTFIVPPSCGSPDKLLNTTIEGNNYNVGSSIAYRCPEGHMLIGDKTRECKKDGFWSGAPPSCKYVNCGGLASIQDGEVSLVDGRTTHGAKALYSCRENHTLVGEPERQCGDQGVWDGEAPKCLFDWCPEPPPVSGAIVSVNGHKAGSLAVYSCQNGFILFGQASVSCQLGGIWSGTPPSCKYVDCGTPAQIYKGSFSLLNGTTTYGSIAQFSCDQDYWLSGAEVLTCNRDGKWSHDTPSCELISCSDPEVPAGGYMEAYDYNIHSTIDFHCEKGHKLVGESSLTCQQDGEWSGESPKCEYVDCGKLPALPYGTAELINGTTHLGSVIQYSCTTNYRLVGPVRRMCTDSYQWTDNAPRCEEIRCPEPIVTENGIVSVTGNDRMHGRTLIRTATTTNNGYTYRIGALVKYRCERGYKVIGESLSTCEDNGQWSGMTPRCQYVDCGNPDRLHNGKVTLATNATYYGAAALYECDEHWQLDGVSRRLCQDNGTWSSEAPVCKEITCNDPSIQIKGSAGLLVVTSTLSIRGEAHYRCERGYSLKGNQTRTCLPKGQWSGTPPACIPIDCKSPGTMENGRIIISNSSTLFGSSIEYHCLPQYQRVGPFLRKCLDDGKWSGEEPKCELAKNEAAENGALPLSVGVGCGVVLFLLMLLGVVYLRLRKATPVKNTENIEGAERKEDQNAAVMSYATLHDTNGRHIYDHVTDNLYDSPYSESHAENTAYGRRSDTDSAYEPEPTGPSAVVTINGVAVR